In the genome of Streptomyces pactum, one region contains:
- a CDS encoding iron-containing redox enzyme family protein, producing the protein MTLTATGRPADQLRAQLPEPRGPLSAAVIDLLRSPAGTAVPAGLGPDEDDPFGEDLQLALHLCYELHYRSFAGVDDEWEWDPGLLALRRRAEGVFLGALRSATQGGTDVTAELGALLVEPADGDGISHRLRDRGDWTWMREYLVHRSIYHLKEADPHAWAVPRLQGRAKAALVAVEFDEFGGGHARQMHSRLFEDLLTGAGLDPGYLRYLDVVPAPALAVVNMMSLFGLHRSLRGALVGHFAAAEITTGPSARRMAEALRRLGAPEECVRFYTEHIEADAVHEQLMRHDVVADLLDREPSLAADVVLGIQATELLEDRLADHLRSCWDRQVTSLRRPLPPSGR; encoded by the coding sequence GTGACCCTCACCGCCACCGGCCGCCCGGCGGACCAGCTCCGCGCCCAGCTGCCGGAGCCGCGCGGCCCGCTCTCCGCCGCCGTCATCGACCTGTTGCGGTCCCCGGCGGGCACCGCGGTACCCGCCGGGCTCGGCCCCGACGAGGACGATCCGTTCGGGGAGGACCTCCAGCTCGCCCTCCACCTGTGCTACGAACTCCACTACCGCTCGTTCGCCGGGGTGGACGACGAGTGGGAGTGGGACCCGGGGCTGCTGGCGCTGCGCCGCCGCGCCGAGGGCGTCTTCCTGGGCGCGCTGCGGTCGGCGACGCAGGGCGGTACCGATGTCACGGCGGAGCTGGGGGCCCTGCTGGTCGAACCCGCCGACGGCGACGGCATCTCCCACCGGCTGCGGGACCGCGGCGACTGGACCTGGATGCGGGAGTACCTGGTCCACCGCTCCATCTACCACCTGAAGGAGGCGGACCCGCACGCCTGGGCGGTACCGCGGCTCCAGGGCCGTGCCAAGGCGGCGCTGGTGGCCGTGGAGTTCGACGAGTTCGGCGGCGGGCACGCCCGGCAGATGCACTCCCGGCTCTTCGAGGACCTGCTCACCGGAGCCGGACTGGACCCGGGGTACCTGCGCTACCTGGACGTGGTGCCGGCCCCCGCCCTCGCCGTCGTCAACATGATGTCGCTGTTCGGCCTGCACCGGTCGCTGCGCGGTGCGCTGGTGGGTCACTTCGCCGCCGCCGAGATCACCACCGGGCCCAGCGCCCGCCGGATGGCCGAGGCGCTGCGCCGGCTGGGCGCGCCCGAGGAGTGCGTACGGTTCTACACCGAACACATCGAGGCCGACGCGGTGCACGAGCAGCTGATGCGACACGACGTGGTGGCCGACCTGCTCGACCGGGAACCGTCGCTCGCCGCGGACGTGGTGCTGGGCATCCAGGCCACCGAACTGCTGGAGGACCGGCTCGCGGACCATCTGCGGAGCTGCTGGGACCGCCAGGTCACCTCGCTGCGCAGGCCGCTGCCCCCGTCCGGACGATGA
- a CDS encoding cytochrome P450: MRPEDTPPTGDRALPRAGAADALRVAAYVLLPSVVCGPVLRRRRAMAAAERLGWDRTGIGAVRRLRSRYGDGPLLLPFGRRAALVLAPRDAVDVLDRTPDPFSPASREKRAALAQFQPHGSLISRGAVREDRRRVNEDALDSGQPLHRGAGRLVRVVREEAGELLPDGGPVAELAWPELEKSWWRTVRRVVFGDAARDDDLLTERLARLRAAANWSYLMPQHRLRRARFLAHLRERTAGAEPGSLAAALPPAAPGTDPWGQVGHWLFAFDAVGMTLPRTLALLAGHPEALRRATEEATAGDPVRPRELPYLRACVRETLRLWPTTPLLLRETVTATHRGATTVPAGTTFVLYTPYLHRSGAAGAEPDRFVPERWLGGRDLARLGVVPFSAGPGRCPGEDVVLLLAATWLAAVLPGRMFRVTSRTRPGPDGPLPAGLDPFALRFSVLRPGAGPAPGGG; this comes from the coding sequence ATGCGGCCCGAGGACACCCCACCGACCGGAGACCGGGCCCTGCCGCGGGCGGGAGCCGCGGACGCGCTGCGCGTCGCGGCGTACGTCCTGCTGCCCAGCGTGGTGTGCGGCCCGGTGCTCCGACGCCGCCGGGCGATGGCGGCGGCCGAACGCCTCGGATGGGACCGGACCGGGATCGGCGCCGTCCGGCGGCTGCGGTCCCGGTACGGGGACGGCCCGCTGCTGCTGCCGTTCGGCCGCCGCGCCGCGCTGGTGCTGGCGCCCCGGGACGCGGTGGACGTGCTGGACCGGACGCCGGACCCGTTCTCCCCCGCCTCCCGGGAGAAGCGCGCGGCGCTGGCACAGTTCCAGCCGCACGGCAGCCTGATCAGCCGGGGCGCGGTGCGCGAGGACCGGCGCCGGGTCAACGAAGACGCGCTGGACAGCGGGCAGCCCCTGCACCGCGGCGCCGGCCGGCTGGTGCGGGTGGTCCGCGAGGAGGCCGGAGAGCTGCTGCCGGACGGCGGCCCGGTGGCCGAACTGGCCTGGCCGGAGCTGGAGAAGAGCTGGTGGCGCACCGTGCGGCGGGTGGTGTTCGGGGACGCGGCCCGGGACGACGACCTGCTCACGGAGCGGCTGGCGCGGCTGCGCGCCGCGGCCAACTGGTCGTACCTGATGCCGCAGCACCGGCTGCGGCGCGCGCGGTTCCTGGCACACCTGCGGGAGCGGACCGCCGGCGCCGAGCCCGGTTCGCTGGCCGCCGCGCTGCCGCCGGCCGCGCCGGGCACCGATCCGTGGGGGCAGGTCGGCCACTGGCTGTTCGCGTTCGACGCCGTGGGGATGACCCTGCCGCGCACCCTGGCGCTCCTGGCCGGCCACCCGGAGGCGCTGCGCCGGGCCACCGAGGAGGCCACCGCCGGCGACCCGGTGCGGCCCCGGGAGCTGCCCTACCTGCGCGCCTGCGTGCGGGAGACCCTCCGGCTGTGGCCCACCACCCCGCTGCTGCTGCGGGAGACCGTGACGGCCACCCACCGGGGCGCCACCACCGTCCCCGCGGGGACGACGTTCGTGCTGTACACCCCCTACCTGCACCGGTCCGGGGCGGCCGGTGCGGAACCCGACCGCTTCGTACCCGAGCGGTGGCTCGGCGGGCGGGACCTGGCCCGGCTCGGGGTGGTGCCGTTCAGCGCGGGCCCGGGCCGCTGCCCCGGTGAGGACGTGGTCCTGCTGCTGGCCGCCACCTGGCTGGCCGCGGTGCTCCCGGGCCGGATGTTCCGGGTGACCTCGCGGACGCGGCCGGGGCCGGACGGGCCGCTGCCCGCCGGGCTGGACCCCTTCGCGCTCCGCTTCTCGGTGCTGCGCCCCGGCGCGGGACCGGCGCCGGGGGGCGGCTGA
- a CDS encoding catalase: MDKAHPEHPTGDVPGRPSPEPVPVDEPTEPRGPLPPKPDQRGPDTVSPTGQATGVDQAKMAQAGSYLTTAQGNRLYDTDHSLKAGPRGPVLLQDHHLREKITHFDHERIPERVVHARGAAAHGVFESYGTATKITKAAFLAEGVSTPVFVRFSTVLGSRGSADTVRDTRGFATKFYTAEGTFDLVGNNIPVFFIQDAIKFPDIIHAGKPHPDREIPQAQSAHDTFWDFVTLHTEATHHTLWNMSDRGIPRSYRMMEGFGVHTFRLVNAEGATTLVKFHWKPKLGVHSMVWEEAQIVGGVDPDFHRRDLADAIEAGAHPQWELGVQTFPDTPEQTFEGIDLLDPTNIVPEEIAPVQPIGLLTLNANPSNFFAETEQVAFHPGHLVPGIDVTDDPLLAGRLFSYIDTQITRLGGPNFAQIPVNRTHAPVNDMLRDGMHQTAVHRGVAPYRPNSLDGGCPFQAGADTGAYIEVPVRVPEAEKVRQAPDSFADHFSQPRRFWLSLSPVEREHTIAAYTFELSKCYEEAIRERALKVLARIDPVLCEQVAAGLGLPAPEPSEPLAEVEPSPALSQVGQEWPVDGRVVGIVAHPGADLDGVRALRSAVLEAGMVPMVVAPTGGRLDPDGDPVTVQRTFAAARSTEFDAIVLAGAPSPGDDAHGARDAKAPATAGEVDPRVLLLVSEAFRHGKAIGGWDGAETVLRAAGVPADAPGVVGGDSGPAVLERIVPLLRRHRVWERFRTTV, from the coding sequence ATGGACAAGGCCCACCCCGAACACCCGACCGGCGACGTCCCGGGGCGCCCGAGCCCCGAGCCGGTGCCGGTCGACGAACCGACCGAGCCGCGCGGCCCGCTGCCGCCCAAGCCCGACCAGCGGGGCCCGGACACGGTCAGCCCGACCGGGCAGGCCACCGGGGTGGACCAGGCGAAGATGGCCCAGGCGGGCAGCTACCTGACCACCGCCCAGGGCAACCGGCTGTACGACACCGACCACTCGCTCAAGGCCGGCCCCCGGGGCCCGGTGCTGCTCCAGGACCACCATCTGCGGGAGAAGATCACCCACTTCGACCACGAGCGCATCCCGGAGCGGGTGGTGCACGCCCGGGGCGCCGCCGCGCACGGGGTGTTCGAGAGCTACGGCACCGCCACCAAGATCACCAAGGCGGCGTTCCTCGCCGAGGGGGTCAGCACCCCGGTCTTCGTGCGGTTCTCCACCGTGCTGGGCTCGCGCGGCTCCGCCGACACGGTGCGCGACACCCGCGGTTTCGCGACGAAGTTCTACACCGCCGAGGGCACCTTCGACCTGGTCGGCAACAACATCCCGGTCTTCTTCATCCAGGACGCGATCAAGTTCCCGGACATCATCCACGCCGGCAAGCCGCACCCGGACCGGGAGATCCCGCAGGCCCAGAGCGCCCACGACACCTTCTGGGACTTCGTCACCCTGCACACCGAGGCCACCCACCACACCCTGTGGAACATGTCCGACCGGGGCATCCCGCGGTCCTACCGGATGATGGAGGGCTTCGGCGTCCACACCTTCCGGCTGGTCAACGCCGAAGGCGCCACCACGCTGGTGAAGTTCCACTGGAAGCCGAAGCTGGGCGTGCACTCCATGGTGTGGGAGGAGGCCCAGATCGTGGGCGGGGTGGACCCCGACTTCCACCGCCGGGACCTCGCCGACGCCATCGAGGCCGGCGCCCACCCGCAGTGGGAGCTGGGCGTGCAGACCTTCCCCGACACCCCCGAGCAGACCTTCGAGGGCATCGACCTGCTCGACCCCACCAACATCGTGCCCGAGGAGATCGCCCCGGTACAGCCGATCGGCCTGCTGACCCTCAACGCCAACCCGTCGAACTTCTTCGCCGAGACCGAGCAGGTCGCCTTCCACCCCGGGCACCTGGTCCCCGGCATCGACGTCACCGACGACCCGCTGCTCGCCGGCCGCCTCTTCTCGTACATCGACACCCAGATCACCCGGCTGGGCGGGCCCAACTTCGCCCAGATCCCGGTCAACCGCACCCACGCCCCGGTCAACGACATGCTCCGGGACGGGATGCACCAGACCGCCGTCCACCGCGGTGTGGCGCCCTACCGGCCCAACTCCCTCGACGGCGGCTGCCCCTTCCAGGCCGGCGCCGACACCGGGGCGTACATCGAGGTTCCGGTGCGGGTGCCGGAGGCCGAGAAGGTCCGGCAGGCGCCGGACTCCTTCGCCGACCACTTCAGCCAGCCCCGCCGGTTCTGGCTGAGCCTGTCCCCGGTGGAGCGCGAACACACCATCGCCGCCTACACCTTCGAGCTGAGCAAGTGCTACGAGGAGGCCATCCGCGAACGCGCGCTGAAGGTGCTGGCCCGGATCGACCCCGTGCTGTGCGAGCAGGTCGCCGCGGGCCTCGGCCTGCCCGCCCCGGAGCCGTCCGAACCCCTCGCCGAGGTCGAGCCCAGCCCCGCCCTGTCCCAGGTCGGCCAGGAGTGGCCGGTGGACGGCCGGGTGGTGGGCATCGTCGCCCACCCCGGCGCCGACCTGGACGGCGTCCGGGCCCTGCGCTCGGCGGTGCTGGAGGCCGGCATGGTGCCCATGGTGGTGGCTCCCACCGGCGGTCGGCTCGACCCGGACGGCGACCCGGTCACCGTCCAGCGCACCTTCGCCGCGGCCCGCTCCACCGAGTTCGACGCGATCGTGCTGGCCGGAGCGCCGTCTCCGGGCGACGACGCGCACGGCGCCCGGGACGCCAAGGCCCCCGCCACCGCGGGCGAGGTCGACCCGCGGGTGCTGCTGCTGGTGTCCGAGGCCTTCCGGCACGGCAAGGCCATCGGCGGCTGGGACGGCGCCGAGACGGTGCTGCGCGCCGCCGGGGTGCCCGCCGACGCGCCGGGCGTGGTCGGCGGCGACAGCGGCCCGGCGGTCCTGGAGCGGATCGTGCCGCTGCTGCGCCGCCACCGCGTCTGGGAACGCTTCCGCACCACCGTCTGA
- a CDS encoding HemK2/MTQ2 family protein methyltransferase, translating to MFLLRPPAVYRPQGDSELLGRALLRAAPAPGAQVLDVCTGTGVIAIAAARLGAARVHAVDISASAVLATSCNAWLRRLPVRAERGDFLARAAGRRYDVVTANPPYVPTPPSGWRHRRRSAAWDAGEDGRACLDRLCAAAPRLLRENGMMLLVHSALCGTETTLRRLREAGLRPSVVDRQVQPFGPVMTERAPWLEERGLIEPGQRTEELVVIRADR from the coding sequence GTGTTTCTTCTGAGGCCTCCGGCCGTCTACCGGCCCCAAGGTGATTCCGAGCTGCTCGGGCGGGCGCTGCTGCGTGCCGCGCCCGCCCCGGGCGCACAGGTACTGGACGTGTGCACCGGCACCGGGGTGATAGCCATCGCCGCGGCCCGGCTGGGCGCGGCCCGGGTGCACGCGGTGGACATCTCCGCGTCCGCGGTGCTCGCCACCTCATGCAACGCGTGGCTGCGCCGGCTGCCGGTGCGGGCCGAGCGCGGCGACTTCCTCGCCCGCGCCGCCGGCCGCCGCTACGACGTGGTCACCGCGAACCCGCCGTACGTCCCGACCCCGCCGAGCGGCTGGCGGCACCGCCGCCGGTCGGCCGCCTGGGACGCCGGGGAGGACGGCCGGGCCTGCCTGGACCGGCTCTGTGCGGCGGCACCCCGGCTGCTGCGCGAGAACGGCATGATGCTGCTGGTGCACTCCGCGCTGTGCGGGACGGAGACCACGCTGCGGCGGCTGCGGGAGGCGGGACTGCGCCCCTCCGTCGTGGACCGCCAGGTCCAGCCGTTCGGTCCGGTGATGACGGAGCGTGCCCCCTGGCTGGAGGAACGGGGGCTGATCGAGCCCGGACAGCGGACCGAGGAGCTGGTGGTGATCCGTGCCGACCGGTGA
- a CDS encoding carboxylate-amine ligase: MTAADETWPGPTVGVEEEFFLVDPDSGRPLPEADQVLADLRGVPPARYGGAELQRELLACQVEAASAVCRSLTGLAGRLHLARRRLAAAAHRRGALLISSGTPPAPPGRATLSRGDRFRRIAELYAGVVPDYHASGCHVHVGVRDRETAVAVTAHLRPWLPTLLALSANSPHHDGEDTGYASWRMVQQSRFPGSGVPPVFDSAAAYDREVARLVDCGALVDERMSFWLVRPSARFPTLEFRVADAAATCDEAVLQAALARALVRTAVEAVDRGRPAPRVSDQVAAAAVWSAARHGLHGSGVDPFRERRVPATELVAALLAHVRPALEATGDRKLVDTRLRWLTTHGDGAARQRRHPPADRAALLRHLAEETVAPPRAAGPAPTAPRTPGAPYAAGPVGPASVPGAPYAAGPAGVPYAPDPPPGPDGHRVAGTLGVTGPAAAPEGHGALDAPGTRGTPGTLDAPGPVGTSDAHGIPGTPDAHGTPDALDRGGLR, translated from the coding sequence ATGACGGCGGCCGACGAGACCTGGCCCGGACCCACGGTGGGCGTGGAGGAGGAGTTCTTCCTGGTGGACCCGGACAGCGGACGCCCGCTGCCGGAGGCGGACCAGGTGCTGGCCGACCTGCGCGGGGTGCCGCCGGCCCGGTACGGCGGTGCGGAGCTCCAGCGCGAGCTGCTGGCGTGCCAGGTCGAGGCGGCCTCCGCGGTGTGCCGGTCGCTCACCGGCCTGGCCGGGCGACTCCACCTCGCCAGGCGCCGGCTGGCCGCCGCCGCCCATCGCCGCGGTGCCCTGCTCATCTCCTCCGGCACCCCGCCGGCGCCCCCCGGGCGGGCGACGCTGTCCCGCGGCGACCGCTTCCGGCGGATCGCCGAGCTGTACGCCGGGGTGGTCCCCGACTACCACGCCTCCGGCTGCCACGTGCACGTGGGGGTCCGCGACCGGGAGACGGCCGTCGCGGTGACCGCGCACCTGCGGCCCTGGCTGCCCACCCTGCTGGCGCTCTCCGCCAACTCGCCGCACCACGACGGCGAGGACACCGGCTACGCCAGCTGGCGGATGGTGCAGCAGTCGCGGTTCCCCGGCTCCGGGGTGCCGCCGGTCTTCGACTCCGCCGCGGCGTACGACCGGGAGGTGGCCCGGCTGGTGGACTGCGGGGCCCTGGTGGACGAGCGGATGAGCTTCTGGCTGGTGCGCCCCTCGGCCCGGTTCCCCACCCTGGAGTTCCGGGTGGCCGACGCGGCGGCCACCTGCGACGAGGCGGTGCTCCAGGCCGCCCTCGCCCGCGCCCTGGTCCGCACCGCCGTGGAGGCGGTGGACCGGGGCCGGCCGGCACCGCGGGTCTCCGACCAGGTCGCCGCCGCGGCGGTCTGGTCCGCGGCCCGCCACGGCCTGCACGGCAGCGGGGTGGATCCCTTCCGCGAGCGGCGGGTGCCCGCCACCGAGCTGGTCGCCGCGCTGCTGGCGCACGTCCGGCCGGCGCTGGAGGCCACCGGCGACCGAAAGCTGGTCGACACCCGGCTCAGGTGGCTGACCACGCACGGCGACGGTGCCGCCCGGCAGCGCCGGCATCCACCGGCCGACCGCGCCGCCCTGCTGCGCCACCTCGCCGAGGAGACCGTGGCCCCGCCCCGGGCGGCCGGGCCGGCCCCGACGGCGCCTCGCACACCCGGCGCGCCGTACGCCGCCGGCCCGGTGGGCCCGGCGTCCGTACCCGGTGCGCCGTACGCCGCCGGCCCGGCCGGTGTGCCGTACGCACCCGACCCGCCGCCCGGACCCGACGGACACCGCGTGGCCGGGACCCTGGGCGTGACCGGTCCCGCGGCAGCCCCTGAAGGTCACGGCGCACTCGACGCACCGGGCACACGCGGCACCCCCGGCACGCTCGACGCACCGGGCCCGGTCGGCACCTCCGACGCACACGGCATCCCCGGCACCCCCGACGCACACGGCACCCCCGACGCACTCGACCGAGGAGGACTCAGGTGA
- a CDS encoding FAD-dependent oxidoreductase, whose protein sequence is MSYWMETAPADTHPPLTADTEADVAVVGGGVAGLATAWELTRAGRRVVVLEAQRVAGGTTGHTTAKVTALHNQVYDHLRRTRGPAGARMYAHSQQAAVERVAEVTAELGIDCDLERRPAYTYTTRDSQVAALRAEAEAARDAGLAAEFTTTTGLPFPVAGAVRVDHQAQFHPRRYLLALVADLVARGGRVHEGTRVTGLTEGDPCRLTTEDGHQVTAGQVVVATHYPVFDRALLFTRLSVHRELVVAGPIPETADPGGMFITSEDGKRSVRTAPGPDGRRLLIVTGESFTPGTGHAPEGFRRLEAWTREHFPVTGITHRWAAQDADPTDTVPLIGPLHPGARNTYVATGFAGWGMTGGVLAGRLLTALLTGEEPPWARLYDPRRMRSALRELPPFLKHQAGVAQHFVGDRLSAAGPRAVADIAPGTGAVVRVGAGHRAVYRAPDGTLHTLSARCTHLGCLVSFNAAETTWECPCHGSRFGTDGRVLQGPANTPLARRDLDEGEAGSGAGEEPAARGDGED, encoded by the coding sequence ATGTCGTACTGGATGGAAACCGCCCCTGCCGACACCCACCCCCCGCTCACCGCCGACACCGAGGCCGACGTCGCGGTCGTCGGGGGCGGGGTGGCGGGCCTGGCCACCGCCTGGGAACTCACCCGGGCCGGCCGCCGGGTCGTGGTGCTGGAGGCGCAGCGCGTCGCCGGCGGCACGACCGGACACACCACCGCCAAGGTCACCGCCCTGCACAACCAGGTCTACGACCACCTGCGCCGCACCCGGGGCCCGGCGGGGGCCCGGATGTACGCCCACTCCCAGCAGGCGGCCGTGGAGCGGGTCGCGGAGGTGACCGCGGAGCTGGGCATCGACTGCGACCTCGAACGCCGCCCCGCCTACACCTACACCACCCGGGACAGCCAGGTCGCCGCGCTGCGCGCCGAGGCCGAGGCGGCCCGCGACGCCGGGCTGGCGGCGGAGTTCACCACCACCACCGGCCTGCCGTTCCCGGTCGCCGGGGCGGTCCGGGTGGACCACCAGGCCCAGTTCCACCCGCGCCGCTACCTCCTCGCCCTGGTCGCGGACCTCGTCGCCCGCGGCGGGCGCGTCCACGAGGGGACCCGGGTCACCGGGCTCACCGAGGGCGACCCCTGCCGGCTCACCACCGAGGACGGGCACCAGGTGACGGCCGGGCAGGTCGTCGTCGCCACCCACTACCCGGTCTTCGACCGGGCCCTGCTGTTCACCCGGCTCTCGGTGCACCGGGAACTCGTGGTTGCCGGGCCGATCCCGGAGACCGCCGACCCCGGCGGCATGTTCATCACCTCCGAGGACGGCAAGCGCTCGGTGCGCACCGCCCCCGGCCCCGACGGCCGGCGCCTGCTCATCGTCACCGGGGAGAGCTTCACCCCCGGCACCGGGCACGCCCCCGAGGGGTTCCGGCGGCTGGAGGCGTGGACCCGCGAGCACTTCCCGGTCACCGGCATCACCCACCGCTGGGCCGCCCAGGACGCCGACCCGACCGACACGGTCCCCCTGATCGGTCCGCTGCACCCCGGCGCCCGCAACACCTACGTCGCCACCGGCTTCGCCGGCTGGGGCATGACCGGCGGCGTGCTGGCCGGCCGGCTGCTGACCGCGCTGCTCACCGGCGAGGAACCGCCCTGGGCCCGGCTGTACGACCCGCGGCGGATGCGCTCCGCGCTCCGCGAACTGCCGCCCTTCCTCAAGCACCAGGCCGGGGTGGCGCAGCACTTCGTCGGCGACCGGCTGTCCGCCGCCGGTCCCCGCGCGGTGGCGGACATCGCCCCGGGCACCGGGGCGGTGGTCCGCGTCGGGGCCGGCCACCGCGCGGTGTACCGGGCCCCCGACGGCACCCTGCACACGCTGAGCGCGCGCTGCACCCACCTGGGGTGCCTGGTCTCCTTCAACGCCGCCGAGACCACCTGGGAGTGCCCCTGCCACGGCTCCCGCTTCGGCACCGACGGCCGGGTGCTCCAGGGCCCCGCCAACACCCCGCTGGCCCGCCGGGACCTGGACGAGGGGGAGGCGGGGAGCGGTGCCGGCGAGGAGCCTGCGGCGCGCGGAGACGGGGAGGACTGA
- a CDS encoding CDGSH iron-sulfur domain-containing protein, giving the protein MAGDGAGPVRPARRVILDPGGPVLVEGPVEVTLPDGRVARSDRFMVALCACRRSRSYPWCDTSHRRRRAPD; this is encoded by the coding sequence GTGGCCGGGGACGGCGCCGGTCCGGTCCGCCCGGCGCGGCGGGTGATCCTCGACCCGGGCGGACCGGTGCTGGTCGAGGGACCGGTGGAGGTGACCCTGCCGGACGGGCGGGTGGCGCGTTCCGACCGCTTCATGGTGGCCCTGTGCGCGTGCCGGCGCAGCCGCTCGTACCCGTGGTGCGACACCAGCCACCGACGCCGCCGGGCGCCGGACTGA
- a CDS encoding zinc-dependent alcohol dehydrogenase — protein MKAVTWHGKRDVRVDTVPDPQITEPTDAIVRITSSGLCGSDLHLYEVLGPFLEEGDILGHEPMGVVEEVGSEVTAVRPGDRVVIPFNVSCGTCHMCRTGLHSQCETTQVRRYNSGASLFGYTKLYGQVPGGQAEYLRVPFANTLPVKVPSGPPDSRFVFLSDVLPTAWQAVEYAAVPPEGSVCVLGLGPIGDMATRIAKFRGAGLVIGVDLVPERLERARALGITALDLREHGDDLAEVIRDMTDGRGPDSVIDAVGMEAHGAPAARLAQNATGLLPSALAEKLMRRAGVDRLAALYTAIDVVRRGGTISISGVYGGMTDPLPMLTLFDKQIQLRMGQANVHRWVDDILPLLTDGDPLGAEGFATHEVPLTDAPWAYRTFQNKSDGMVKLLFKP, from the coding sequence ATGAAAGCGGTGACCTGGCACGGCAAGCGGGACGTACGGGTGGACACGGTGCCGGACCCGCAGATCACCGAACCGACGGACGCGATCGTGCGGATCACCTCCAGTGGCCTGTGCGGTTCCGACCTGCACCTGTACGAGGTGCTCGGCCCCTTCCTGGAGGAGGGGGACATCCTCGGTCACGAACCCATGGGGGTGGTGGAGGAGGTGGGTTCGGAGGTCACCGCGGTGCGGCCGGGCGACCGGGTGGTGATCCCGTTCAACGTGTCCTGCGGCACCTGCCACATGTGCCGGACGGGGCTGCACTCGCAGTGCGAGACCACCCAGGTGCGCCGGTACAACAGCGGCGCCTCGCTGTTCGGGTACACCAAGCTCTACGGCCAGGTGCCCGGCGGTCAGGCGGAGTACCTGCGGGTGCCGTTCGCCAACACCCTCCCGGTAAAGGTGCCGTCCGGTCCCCCGGACTCCCGCTTCGTCTTCCTCTCCGACGTCCTGCCCACCGCCTGGCAGGCGGTGGAGTACGCGGCCGTGCCGCCGGAGGGCAGCGTCTGCGTGCTGGGCCTGGGGCCGATCGGCGACATGGCCACCCGGATCGCGAAGTTCCGGGGCGCGGGCCTGGTCATCGGCGTGGACCTGGTGCCCGAACGGCTGGAGCGGGCGCGGGCGCTGGGCATCACCGCGCTGGACCTGCGCGAGCACGGGGACGACCTGGCCGAGGTGATCCGGGACATGACCGACGGGCGCGGCCCGGACTCGGTGATCGACGCGGTCGGGATGGAGGCCCACGGGGCACCGGCCGCCCGGCTCGCCCAGAACGCCACCGGGCTGCTGCCGTCCGCGCTGGCGGAGAAGCTGATGCGGCGTGCGGGGGTGGACCGGCTGGCGGCCCTGTACACGGCCATCGACGTGGTGCGCCGGGGCGGGACCATCTCCATCAGCGGTGTCTACGGCGGGATGACCGACCCGCTGCCGATGCTCACCCTGTTCGACAAGCAGATCCAGCTGCGCATGGGGCAGGCGAACGTCCACCGGTGGGTGGACGACATCCTGCCGCTGCTGACCGACGGTGACCCGCTGGGCGCCGAGGGGTTCGCCACCCACGAGGTGCCGCTGACCGACGCCCCCTGGGCCTACCGGACCTTCCAGAACAAGTCCGACGGCATGGTCAAGCTCCTGTTCAAGCCCTGA
- a CDS encoding LysE family transporter, with product MTAALVAGLLAGYGIAMPVGAVAAYLVALTARTSLKVGAAAAAGVATADGLYALIAVAGGSALTGVITPIALPLRWVSAVVLMALAVHGGAGAITRFRDRRTSTRPDTAPVSPARAYLGLLGMTMLNPLTITYFAALVLGSRTTADPGLPEQAVFVLAAFAASASWQLLLAGGGAVLGRALTGDRGRLITALASSALIAVLAVQLLIPES from the coding sequence GTGACCGCCGCCCTGGTCGCGGGCCTCCTCGCCGGCTACGGCATCGCCATGCCGGTGGGAGCGGTCGCGGCGTACCTGGTGGCGCTCACCGCCCGGACGTCCCTGAAGGTGGGCGCTGCCGCCGCCGCGGGCGTCGCGACCGCCGACGGCCTCTACGCGCTGATCGCCGTGGCCGGGGGTTCCGCGCTCACCGGCGTCATCACACCGATCGCCCTTCCCCTGCGCTGGGTTTCGGCGGTGGTGCTCATGGCGCTGGCGGTCCACGGCGGTGCCGGGGCGATCACCCGGTTCCGCGACCGCCGGACGTCCACGCGGCCGGACACGGCCCCCGTCAGCCCTGCCCGGGCCTACCTGGGGCTGCTGGGCATGACGATGCTGAACCCCCTGACCATCACCTACTTCGCGGCGCTCGTGCTCGGCAGCCGGACGACGGCGGATCCCGGTCTGCCGGAACAGGCCGTCTTCGTGCTCGCCGCCTTCGCGGCGTCCGCCAGCTGGCAACTGCTCCTCGCCGGCGGCGGAGCAGTGCTCGGCCGGGCCCTGACCGGCGACCGCGGGCGGCTCATCACCGCTCTGGCCTCCAGCGCCCTGATCGCCGTGCTCGCCGTCCAGCTGCTGATCCCGGAGTCCTGA